Proteins from a single region of Fundulus heteroclitus isolate FHET01 chromosome 12, MU-UCD_Fhet_4.1, whole genome shotgun sequence:
- the LOC105917980 gene encoding glutathione S-transferase theta-1 codes for MELYLDLLSPPCRAVYLFAEALKIPFEFKLVDLFAGQQYSEEFGKLSAVKKVPVLKEGDFVLTECTAILEYLVQKCSVADHWFPADLQQRARVSEYLSWQHLNLRFNCSKVFLLRTVYPFLMGSEVPKEKMDTAVEDMKQSLNLLEDKFLQNKPFIIGNKISLADLAAIVEIMQPLGTGVDGFQGRPKLMAWRDRVKKELGEKLYDKTHQVVLNSSGLQQKMQNNSELLKLKPSLLKYFR; via the exons ATGGAGCTCTACCTAGACCTGCTTTCTCCGCCGTGCCGAGCCGTCTACCTGTTTGCAGAAGCTCTCAAAATCCCCTTTGAGTTCAAGCTGGTCGACCTCTTTGCAG GACAGCAGTACAGTGAGGAGTTTGGGAAACTCAGCGCCGTGAAGAAGGTTCCTGTTCTGAAGGAAGGCGACTTCGTTCTGACAGAATG CACTGCAATCCTGGAGTACCTGGTGCAGAAATGTTCAGTGGCGGACCACTGGTTTccagctgacctgcagcagCGAGCTCGTGTTAGTGAATACTTGTCCTGGCAGCACCTGAACCTCCGTTTTAACTGCTCAAAGGTCTTCCTGCTCAGG ACCGTGTATCCATTCTTGATGGGCTCAGAGGTCCCGAAGGAGAAGATGGACACTGCTGTGGAGGACATGAAACAGTCCCTCAACCTGCTGGAGGACAAGTTCCTGCAGAACAAGCCGTTCATCATTGGGAATAAGATCTCTCTGGCGGATCTGGCGGCCATTGTGGAGATCATGCAG CCTCTGGGAACGGGCGTGGACGGGTTCCAAGGCCGGCCGAAGCTGATGGCCTGGAGAGACCGAGTGAAGAAGGAGCTCGGGGAAAAGCTGTACGACAAAACCCACCAGGTGGTTCTGAACTCCAGCGGCCTgcagcagaagatgcagaacaACAGCGAGCTCCTGAAGCTCAAACCTTCGCTTCTCAAGTATTTCCGCTGA
- the LOC105917978 gene encoding cilia- and flagella-associated protein 157: MGDKTGSEHQERSLFLVQIRYLEEELDRYRLTYEELERHNKELLSHYNKLEKEKRDKTEPLKRIVAAKEKVMDELREQLETQHLSAKRERISVKQEHDQRKQELQELINQLQSKVTTQAAILEENENEITELQRQVTEARNEEERLSKKKEEYEANIQRLKRNSELNCDKLIHDFQDYHELTESAKASQRLAKCRAWRREQSEVVSFLLEEQSTLTEEIGALRRRQDQLRSDGRGLMRKMTRLSRLKNKSEKDVKLLWKKFQELKEDKENLANEQEVSLANTDALRRRLSRTSEECRQKVADIEWLEEELERETIRRRNLEGVKEEAVIILRHILTSPGDMPEWKIWRLVEILDRAAPQGTGPTSKNSRKKARGGQNLYTSNPNSPRNENDLPDPAPLQSDSWTGTGSIGPQGRAF; this comes from the exons ATATCGGCTCACCTATGAAGAGCTGGAGAGGCACAACAAGGAGCTCCTCTCGCATTACAACAagctggagaaggagaagaGAGACAAGACGGAGCCTTTGAAGCGGATTGTGGCTGCAAAAGAGAAAGTGATGGACGAGTTGCGTGAGCAGCTGGAGACTCAGCATCTGTCGGCCAAGCGGGAAAGAATATCCGTGAAACAGGAGCACGACCAGAGgaagcaggagctgcaggaactGATAAACCAGCTTCAGTCAAAAGTCACGACGCAGG CTGCGATTTTGGAGGAGAACGAGAATGAAATCACGGAGCTGCAGCGGCAGGTGACCGAGGCCAGAAATGAAGAGGAGCGGCTTTCCAAGAAGAAAGAAGAGTACGAGGCTAATATTCAACGCCTAAAGAGGAACAGCGAGTTGAACTGTGACAA GTTAATCCACGATTTTCAGGACTACCACGAGCTCACCGAGAGCGCCAAAGCCTCGCAGCGTCTTGCAAAGTGCAGAGCGTGGCGCAGAGAGCAGTCCGAAGTCGTGTCGTTCCTGCTGGAGGAGCAGTCGACGCTGACGGAGGAGATAGGTGCCCTGCGGAGAAGGCAGGATCAGCTGCGCTCCGACGGCCGCGGCCTGATGAGGAAGATGACCCGTCTGAGCCGTCTCAAAAACAAAAGCGAGAAG GACGTGAAGCTTCTCTGGAAGAAATTCCAGGAGCTCAAAGAGGACAAAGAAAATCTCGCCAACGAGCAGGAAGTCTCTCTGGCTAACACCGACGCTCTCAG ACGGCgcctcagcagaacctctgaggagTGCCGCCAGAAAGTGGCCGACATAGAATGGCTGGAGGAGGAGTTAGAGAGGGAGACGATCAGGAGGAGGAACCTGGAGGGAGTGAAGGAGGAAGCAGTCATAATTCTTAGACACATCCTGACG AGTCCAGGGGACATGCCTGAGTGGAAGATATGGAGATTGGTGGAGATCCTGGACAGAGCAGCGCCGCAGGGAACCGGGCCGACTTCCAAAAACTCCCGTAAGAAGGCCAGAGGAGGGCAGAACCTGTACACCTCTAATCCAAACTCACCCAG AAATGAGAACGACCTGCCAGACCCCGCTCCTCTGCAGTCTGATTCCTGGACTGGGACCGGGTCCATTGGGCCGCAAGGAAGGGCTTTTTAA